Proteins encoded in a region of the Capra hircus breed San Clemente chromosome 3, ASM170441v1, whole genome shotgun sequence genome:
- the COL8A2 gene encoding collagen alpha-2(VIII) chain produces the protein MQGALTPLSSLPPPLLMLLLLGCGPRAAASGGAAGAAGYPPVQYVQPMHKGPVGPPFREGKGQYLEMPLPLLPMDLKGEPGPPGKPGPRGPPGPPGFPGKPGTGKPGLHGQPGPAGPPGFSRMGKAGPPGLPGKVGPPGQPGLRGEPGIRGDQGLRGPPGPPGLPGPSGIAVPGKPGPQGVPGPPGFGGEPGPQGEPGPPGDRGLKGENGVGQPGLPGAPGQGGAPGPPGLPGPAGLGKPGLDGLPGAPGDKGDTGPPGVPGPRGEPGALGPKGPPGVDGVGAPGPAGLPGPQGPPGAKGEPGTRGPPGLIGPTGYGMPGLPGPKGDRGPAGVPGLLGDRGEPGEDGEPGEQGPQGPGGPPGLPGSAGLPGRRGVPGPKGETGPIGPPGVPGIRGDQGPSGLAGKPGLPGERGLPGAHGPPGPTGPKGEPGFMGRPGGPGAAGALGQKGDLGLPGQPGLRGPSGIPGLQGPAGPIGPQGLPGLKGEPGLPGPPGEGKVGEPGVAGPTGPPGVPGSPGLTGPPGPPGPPGPPGAPGAFDETGIAGLQLPNGGVEGAVLGKGVKPQLGLGELSAHATPAFTAVLTSPFPASGMPVKFDRTLYNGHSGYNPATGIFTCPVGGVYYFAYHVHVKGTNVWVALYKNNVPATYTYDEYKKGYLDQASGGAVLQLRPNDQVWVQMPSDQANGLYSTEYIHSSFSGFLLCPT, from the exons ATGCAGGGGGCTCTGACGCCCCTGTCTTCGCTGCCACCACCTctgctaatgctgctgctgctggggtgCGGGCCGAGGGCGGCTGCCAGCGGTGGGGCCGCCGGGGCAGCGGGCTACCCGCCGGTGCAGTACGTGCAGCCCATGCACAAGGGACCCGTGGGGCCGCCCTTCCGCGAGGGCAAGGGCCAGTACCTGG aaATGCCTCTACCACTGTTGCCGATGGACCTGAAAGGAGAGCCCGGACCCCCTGGAAAGCCTGGGCCACGGGGTCCCCCTGGCCCTCCTGGCTTCCCAGGAAAACCAGGCACCGGAAAACCTGGGCTCCACGGGCAACCTGGCCCCGCCGGCCCCCCCGGCTTCTCTCGGATGGGCAAGGCTGGTCCCCCAGGGCTCCCAGGCAAGGTTGGACCACCAGGACAGCCGGGGCTTCGGGGGGAGCCAGGGATTCGAGGGGACCAGGGCCTCcgggggcccccagggccccctggcCTCCCTGGGCCCTCAGGCATTGCTGTccctggaaaaccaggcccccaggGGGTGCCGGGGCCCCCAGGATTTGGGGGGGAGCCAGGACCCCAGGGAGAGCCTGGGCCCCCAGGTGATCGAGGCCTCAAGGGTGAAAATGGAGTGGGCCAGCCAGGGCTACCTGGAGCCCCAGGGCAGGGGGGAGCCCCGGGGCCCCCGGGTCTCCCGGGTCCGGCTGGTTTAGGCAAACCAGGTTTGGATGGGCTTCCTGGGGCCCCTGGAGATAAGGGTGACACTGGACCTCCTGGGGTGCCAGGACCTAGGGGGGAGCCTGGGGCTCTGGGCCCAAAGGGGCCCCCTggggtggatggggtgggggcacCGGGGCCAGCAGGGTTGCCAGGGCCACAGGGCCCGCCAGGAGCCAAAGGGGAACCAGGGACCCGGGGCCCCCCTGGCCTGATAGGCCCTACTGGTTATGGGATGCCAGGCCTGCCAGGACCCAAGGGGGACAGGGGCCCAGCTGGGGTCCCAGGGCTCTTGGGGGACAGGGGCGAGCCAGGTGAGGATGGGGAGCCGGGGGAACAGGGCCCACAGGGCCCCGGGGGGCCCCCTGGACTTCCGGGATCTGCAGGGCTCCCTGGCAGACGTGGGGTCCCTGGGCCTAAGGGGGAGACAGGGCCTATAGGACCCCCAGGAGTGCCTGGCATTCGGGGTGATCAAGGGCCTAGTGGCCTGGCTGGGAAACCTGGGCTCCCAGGAGAGAGGGGGCTTCCAGGGGCTCATGGACCTCCTGGACCGACTGGGCCCAAAGGTGAGCCAGGTTTCATGGGCCGCCCTGGAGGACCAGGGGCAGCAGGAGCCCTGGGGCAGAAAGGTGACCTGGGACTCCCTGGACAGCCCGGCCTGAGGGGCCCTTCAGGAATCCCGGGACTTCAGGGTCCGGCTGGCCCTATCGGGCCCCAGGGTCTGCCAGGCCTGAAGGGTGAACCAGGCCTGCCGGGgccccctggagaggggaaagtggGGGAACCTGGCGTGGCTGGGCCAACAGGGCCTCCTGGGGTGCCAGGTTCCCCAGGACTCACGGGCCCTCCTGGGCCTCCTGGTCCCCCCGGCCCCCCCGGAGCCCCAGGGGCCTTCGACGAGACTGGCATTGCTGGCTTGCAGCTGCCCAACGGTGGTGTGGAGGGAGCTGTGCTGGGCAAGGGGGTGAAGCCACAGTTGGGGCTGGGGGAGCTGTCGGCCCATGCCACGCCCGCCTTTACCGCTGTGCTCACCTCGCCCTTCCCCGCCTCGGGCATGCCCGTCAAGTTTGACCGGACTCTCTACAACGGCCACAGTGGCTACAACCCGGCCACGGGCATCTTCACCTGCCCCGTGGGCGGGGTCTACTATTTCGCCTACCACGTGCATGTCAAGGGCACCAACGTGTGGGTGGCCCTCTATAAGAACAACGTGCCGGCCACGTACACCTACGACGAGTACAAGAAGGGCTACCTGGACCAGGCATCTGGCGGGGCCGTGCTGCAGCTGCGGCCCAACGACCAGGTCTGGGTGCAGATGCCCTCGGACCAGGCCAACGGCCTCTACTCCACCGAGTACATCCACTCTTCCTTTTCGGGATTCTTGCTGTGTCCCACATAA
- the TRAPPC3 gene encoding trafficking protein particle complex subunit 3 isoform X3 codes for MSRQANRGTESKKMSSELFTLTYGALVTQLCKDYENDEDVNKQLDKMGYNIGVRLIEDFLARSNVGRCHDFRETADVIAKVAFKMYLGITPSITNWSPAGDEFSLILENNPLVDFVELPDNHSSLIYSNLLCGVLRGALEMVQMAVEAKFVQDTLKGDGVTEIRMRFIRRIEDNLPAGEE; via the exons ATGTCGAGGCAGGCGAACCGTGGCACCGAGAGCAAGAAAATG AGCTCTGAGCTCTTCACCCTGACCTACGGGGCTCTAGTTACCCAGCTCTGCAAGGACTATGAAAATGATGAAGATGTGAACAAACAGCTGGACAAAAT GGGCTATAACATTGGAGTCCGACTGATTGAAGATTTCTTGGCACGGTCAAACGTCGGGAGGTGCCATGACTTTCGGGAAACTGCAGATGTCATTGCCAAG GTGGCATTCAAGATGTACTTGGGCATCACTCCAAGCATCACCAATTGGAGCCCAGCTGGTGACGAATTCTCcctcattttggaaaataatccCTTGGTGGACTTCGTGGAACTTCCTGATAACCACTCATCCCTTATTTATTCCAATCTCTTGTGTGGGGTGTTGCGAGGAGCCTTGGAGATG gtccagatggctgtGGAGGCCAAATTTGTCCAGGACACCCTGAAAGGAGATGGTGTGACAGAAATCCGGATGAGGTTCATCAGGCGGATTGAGGACAACCTCCCAGCCGGAGAGGAATGA
- the TRAPPC3 gene encoding trafficking protein particle complex subunit 3 isoform X2 codes for MGYNIGVRLIEDFLARSNVGRCHDFRETADVIAKVAFKMYLGITPSITNWSPAGDEFSLILENNPLVDFVELPDNHSSLIYSNLLCGVLRGALEMVQMAVEAKFVQDTLKGDGVTEIRMRFIRRIEDNLPAGEE; via the exons AT GGGCTATAACATTGGAGTCCGACTGATTGAAGATTTCTTGGCACGGTCAAACGTCGGGAGGTGCCATGACTTTCGGGAAACTGCAGATGTCATTGCCAAG GTGGCATTCAAGATGTACTTGGGCATCACTCCAAGCATCACCAATTGGAGCCCAGCTGGTGACGAATTCTCcctcattttggaaaataatccCTTGGTGGACTTCGTGGAACTTCCTGATAACCACTCATCCCTTATTTATTCCAATCTCTTGTGTGGGGTGTTGCGAGGAGCCTTGGAGATG gtccagatggctgtGGAGGCCAAATTTGTCCAGGACACCCTGAAAGGAGATGGTGTGACAGAAATCCGGATGAGGTTCATCAGGCGGATTGAGGACAACCTCCCAGCCGGAGAGGAATGA
- the TRAPPC3 gene encoding trafficking protein particle complex subunit 3 isoform X1 encodes MSRQANRGTESKKMSSELFTLTYGALVTQLCKDYENDEDVNKQLDKMGYNIGVRLIEDFLARSNVGRCHDFRETADVIAKVAFKMYLGITPSITNWSPAGDEFSLILENNPLVDFVELPDNHSSLIYSNLLCGVLRGALEMIRKPRYIANTY; translated from the exons ATGTCGAGGCAGGCGAACCGTGGCACCGAGAGCAAGAAAATG AGCTCTGAGCTCTTCACCCTGACCTACGGGGCTCTAGTTACCCAGCTCTGCAAGGACTATGAAAATGATGAAGATGTGAACAAACAGCTGGACAAAAT GGGCTATAACATTGGAGTCCGACTGATTGAAGATTTCTTGGCACGGTCAAACGTCGGGAGGTGCCATGACTTTCGGGAAACTGCAGATGTCATTGCCAAG GTGGCATTCAAGATGTACTTGGGCATCACTCCAAGCATCACCAATTGGAGCCCAGCTGGTGACGAATTCTCcctcattttggaaaataatccCTTGGTGGACTTCGTGGAACTTCCTGATAACCACTCATCCCTTATTTATTCCAATCTCTTGTGTGGGGTGTTGCGAGGAGCCTTGGAGATG ataagaaaaccgAGATACATAGCTAACACATATTAG